The following are from one region of the Aequoribacter fuscus genome:
- a CDS encoding PstS family phosphate ABC transporter substrate-binding protein: MFAYRNIFASKFIALLIFALSVEVAHAATPVVKLSSVGSDTMGGVMTRLARVFNQKYPDVVMQVQANGSSTAPPALQEGTASLGPMSRRMSPAEKLRFRQEYGYDVTEVVIGVDAVAVFVHWQNPLVQLSLKQVDAIFSATRRCGADQPINDWWELNAESFDKQKITTFGRNSASGTYSYFRQVALCGGDFDTSVGEQPGSSSVVQSVGSSIGGIGYSGVGYQSPLVKILAISKDENSRAYMPEPEATSQGDYPLARPLYLYVNQAAALPLRGAERDFVDLVLSNQGQEVIKRSGFIPLPEDVRAKIRVELGL; this comes from the coding sequence ATGTTCGCTTATCGTAATATTTTCGCTAGCAAGTTCATTGCGCTACTGATCTTTGCGTTGAGCGTCGAGGTTGCTCATGCGGCTACTCCAGTGGTCAAACTTTCAAGTGTAGGCTCTGATACCATGGGTGGTGTTATGACTCGCCTGGCGAGGGTGTTTAACCAGAAGTACCCCGATGTTGTGATGCAGGTGCAGGCTAATGGTTCAAGTACGGCGCCACCCGCGTTGCAAGAAGGCACTGCGAGTCTCGGACCCATGAGTCGGCGTATGTCACCTGCGGAAAAGCTGAGGTTTCGGCAAGAATACGGGTACGATGTCACCGAGGTTGTGATTGGCGTCGACGCTGTGGCGGTCTTCGTCCACTGGCAGAACCCACTGGTGCAACTCAGTCTTAAGCAAGTCGACGCAATTTTCTCAGCGACCCGTCGGTGTGGCGCCGACCAGCCGATCAACGATTGGTGGGAGCTCAATGCGGAGTCATTCGATAAGCAAAAAATCACGACCTTTGGACGCAATTCCGCTTCGGGGACTTACAGCTATTTCCGACAAGTCGCGCTGTGTGGTGGCGATTTCGACACGAGCGTTGGTGAGCAGCCAGGATCAAGTTCAGTGGTTCAATCCGTCGGCAGCTCAATTGGTGGTATAGGATATAGTGGCGTTGGGTATCAATCACCCTTGGTTAAAATCCTTGCAATCAGCAAAGATGAGAATTCGAGAGCCTATATGCCAGAGCCGGAGGCTACTTCGCAGGGCGATTACCCCTTGGCCAGACCTCTCTATTTATACGTGAATCAGGCTGCAGCATTGCCCTTGAGAGGCGCTGAGCGAGATTTTGTTGACCTGGTACTGTCAAATCAAGGACAGGAGGTTATCAAACGCTCGGGGTTTATTCCGCTCCCCGAGGACGTGCGTGCGAAGATTCGAGTAGAGTTGGGCTTATGA
- the ligA gene encoding NAD-dependent DNA ligase LigA, whose amino-acid sequence MPADPAKRIAELIALIERYSQEYYEHDAPSISDAEYDQLFRELQTLEVQNPQYARRDSPTQRVGGKPVEGFAPVMHVIPMLSLDNAFSNDELLDFDRRARERLGLLETATIDYVCEPKLDGIAVAIRYERGMLVQAATRGDGQTGEDITHNVKTVKNIPLQLHGAESIDALEVRGEIFMPKRGFTRLNQRAEAQGEKTFANPRNAAAGSLRQLDPAITAKRPLAFYCYGVGVTQGVDIPDSQYGLLRWYESLGLPVNDEVQAVSGIQACIDYYEQLSRRRSGLDYDIDGIVYKVNSLAEQADLGFVSRAPRWAIARKFPAEEALTHLLDVEFQVGRTGAITPVARLEPVSVGGVVVSNATLHNADEIDRLQVKIGDLVVVRRAGDVIPQVARALPEERRGELRKIVFPSHCPVCGSAIVREEGEAVQRCSGALTCSAQRKGAIIHFVSRKAMDIEGFGEKLVEQLVDIERLKDPSDIYGLTFNELAALPRMGAKSAQNLIDAIDRSKRTTFARFLYALGIREVGVTTAERLADYFGDIESLIAASVDDLLAVPDVGPIVANHIRSFLNSSTHLEVISTLVQAGLSWPEVAPIDVDNAPLVGQTWVVTGKLETFSREEATELLKSLGASVAGSVSNKTTVLLAGPGAGSKLAKAQALGVEVINEDEFLARKSAWI is encoded by the coding sequence ATGCCTGCAGATCCAGCTAAGCGTATTGCTGAACTTATTGCGCTAATCGAGCGTTACAGTCAAGAGTATTACGAGCACGACGCACCCAGTATTTCTGACGCTGAGTACGATCAGCTGTTCCGAGAATTGCAAACATTAGAAGTTCAAAACCCTCAGTACGCACGAAGAGATTCACCGACACAACGGGTTGGCGGGAAACCGGTAGAAGGCTTTGCGCCAGTGATGCACGTCATACCAATGCTGTCGTTAGACAACGCGTTTTCCAATGACGAATTGCTCGATTTCGATCGCAGAGCGCGCGAACGACTCGGGTTGCTTGAGACGGCGACTATCGACTATGTCTGTGAGCCTAAACTCGATGGTATTGCAGTTGCTATCCGTTACGAACGAGGGATGCTCGTTCAGGCAGCGACCCGAGGTGATGGTCAAACCGGTGAGGATATCACTCACAATGTTAAGACCGTTAAAAATATACCCCTACAGTTGCATGGCGCTGAATCCATTGACGCCCTCGAAGTGCGAGGCGAAATTTTTATGCCAAAGCGGGGCTTCACGCGTCTCAATCAACGCGCCGAAGCTCAGGGCGAAAAAACGTTTGCTAATCCGCGCAACGCGGCTGCTGGTAGTTTGCGCCAGCTAGATCCCGCGATCACAGCCAAAAGACCGCTCGCGTTTTACTGTTATGGTGTGGGTGTGACCCAAGGTGTGGACATTCCCGATAGCCAGTATGGGTTGTTACGGTGGTACGAGTCGCTCGGGCTACCTGTTAATGATGAAGTGCAAGCCGTCTCGGGTATTCAGGCCTGTATTGATTATTACGAGCAACTGTCTCGGCGTCGGAGCGGCTTGGATTACGACATCGATGGTATTGTATACAAAGTGAATTCATTGGCCGAGCAGGCCGATTTGGGCTTTGTGTCGCGGGCACCCCGTTGGGCAATCGCCAGGAAGTTTCCCGCTGAAGAGGCTTTAACGCATTTGCTGGATGTTGAATTTCAGGTGGGTCGAACGGGTGCGATTACACCTGTGGCAAGACTCGAGCCGGTATCGGTGGGCGGCGTCGTCGTCAGTAACGCAACTCTGCATAATGCGGACGAAATCGATCGTCTGCAGGTGAAGATTGGTGACTTAGTGGTCGTTCGACGCGCTGGCGATGTTATCCCTCAGGTGGCGAGGGCGCTACCAGAAGAGCGGCGAGGCGAGCTGAGGAAAATTGTTTTTCCCTCGCACTGTCCCGTGTGCGGATCCGCAATCGTGCGCGAAGAGGGTGAAGCGGTACAACGCTGCAGTGGGGCGCTGACGTGCTCTGCACAGCGTAAGGGCGCGATCATTCATTTTGTGTCGCGCAAAGCGATGGATATTGAGGGCTTTGGTGAAAAATTAGTGGAGCAGCTGGTGGATATAGAGCGGTTGAAGGACCCCAGCGATATCTATGGCCTAACTTTCAATGAGCTTGCCGCGTTGCCAAGAATGGGCGCTAAGTCGGCTCAAAATCTCATTGATGCGATAGACCGATCCAAGCGGACGACGTTTGCCCGTTTTCTGTATGCTTTGGGTATCCGTGAAGTAGGCGTAACAACGGCCGAGCGCCTGGCAGACTATTTTGGCGATATTGAGTCGCTAATCGCGGCGTCTGTTGACGATTTGCTGGCTGTACCGGATGTTGGCCCAATCGTTGCAAATCACATTCGATCATTCCTAAACTCATCGACTCACTTAGAGGTTATTAGCACGCTAGTGCAAGCGGGGCTTTCATGGCCTGAGGTAGCGCCGATTGATGTCGACAATGCACCGCTTGTTGGACAGACTTGGGTGGTAACAGGCAAACTCGAGACGTTTTCTCGAGAAGAGGCGACCGAGTTGTTGAAATCTTTGGGTGCAAGTGTGGCAGGGAGTGTGTCTAACAAGACCACAGTGTTGCTTGCAGGACCTGGGGCAGGGAGTAAGCTCGCAAAAGCGCAAGCTTTGGGTGTGGAGGTAATAAACGAAGATGAATTTCTCGCGCGTAAGTCGGCTTGGATTTAG
- the phoB gene encoding phosphate regulon transcriptional regulator PhoB codes for MKNCSVLVVEDEVAIRDMLRMALEIADLRCIEADNIMDAHAIIIDRRPDIVLLDWMLPGGSGIELLRRLKRDKLTEEIPVIMLTAKTSEDNVIQGLDVGADDYITKPFAPRELIARIRALLRRSGAMPSSERIEAGELVLDMSSHRVFLAGEPLAMGPTEFKLLSFFMSHPERAYTRSQLLDQVWGGNVYVEERTVDVHIRRLRKALQNDMGDCSHFIQTVRGTGYRFSPPGI; via the coding sequence GTGAAGAATTGTTCAGTATTGGTTGTAGAAGACGAGGTCGCTATCCGGGATATGTTGCGTATGGCCCTGGAAATCGCCGATTTGCGCTGCATCGAAGCCGATAACATCATGGACGCACACGCAATTATCATTGACCGTCGCCCAGACATTGTCCTACTGGATTGGATGCTACCCGGTGGCAGCGGTATTGAACTACTTCGACGACTCAAACGCGATAAGCTCACTGAAGAAATTCCAGTGATCATGCTGACGGCAAAGACCTCGGAGGACAATGTTATTCAGGGTTTGGACGTCGGCGCGGATGACTACATCACCAAGCCTTTTGCCCCACGTGAGCTGATTGCCAGAATCCGAGCGTTGCTACGTCGCAGTGGCGCCATGCCTTCGTCCGAGAGGATTGAGGCGGGCGAGTTAGTCTTAGACATGAGTAGCCACCGGGTGTTCCTCGCGGGTGAACCGCTCGCGATGGGACCGACTGAATTTAAACTATTGTCTTTTTTTATGTCGCATCCAGAACGCGCCTATACACGCAGTCAGCTACTCGATCAGGTATGGGGCGGTAATGTCTATGTCGAGGAACGTACGGTGGATGTCCACATTCGTCGCTTACGTAAAGCGTTGCAGAACGACATGGGTGATTGCAGCCACTTTATTCAGACCGTACGCGGTACGGGTTATCGCTTTTCTCCGCCTGGAATTTAG
- the smc gene encoding chromosome segregation protein SMC — translation MRLKSIKLAGFKSFVDPTTVQFPHNMSAVVGPNGCGKSNIIDAVRWVMGESSAKNLRGESMTDVIFNGSGGRQPVGQASIELVFDNQDGTVGGEYARFSEIAIKRLVTRAGQSDYFLNGARCRRRDITDIFLGTGLGPRSYAIIEQGMISRLIESKPEELRVFIEEAAGISKYKERRRETESRMRRTMENLERLQDIRDELGRQIYHLERQAQAAEKYREFKQQERETKALLAGMQWRDLSQQVETLAFSINDIEVQREGIIAEYRALEADLEEKRVAQTEAAEHCNRVQADYYAIGAEVTRFEQAINFQNQRHSQLLQRLAQTDASMALANESLQSDLESLTEAKETLETVSPNRVEAEARVEQSAEELAMAEEAMQLWQQSWDGFNQSASSARQQSEVQQSRIKHLEQVLSRLARRSEALKEELAALAPSSDLGDQQAMQAQLEALRERQAGLEGARQKALQKRDDARAEVGALRQRLSEMQTLAREKRGRASSLNALQEAAQNQSQVQIDEWVATLQNIELRPLVEELSVEQQWQVAVERVLAEDIHGFVTDSASLTPEQMQSFPAAKFYLQGRNECHKPAGSLAEHVNTSWVPSVLTKVRVAQTLDEALNLRSSLKPGESVITPEGVWMGLDWVRLSQSIRGEDSVLFRQQEIDLLESEIAEIDESVAAAANALNELEGNVQAQDRLAEEARVSIQALSADESRINAQISANTAKFAKEHERKEQILAELEDVKAEYEQEQESIAQARRELTEAIETMEADAIQREALISDRDSIRVRLDELRQSAREQRDTLYSVTLQEQQLLAQVSSTEQAIERLRQQTQELAEQREQLKEELAANDDSAIQTLQAQLDEQLELRLQTEEKLSQARDALGALEQAMRAAEQTRLSIERRRDECSTKLERERLQRQTLTVQQQALVDRLKEDEWTVDAALELIRDEHTIGQVQLLLEELGRKIGRLGAINLAAIDEFASQSERKTYLDAQHEDLTSALETLESAIRKIDKETRSRFRDTFEEVNAGLQALFPRVFGGGSAHLEMTGEDLLDTGIAIIARPPGKKNSTIHLLSGGEKALTAIALVFSIFQLNPAPFCMLDEVDAPLDDANVGRYARMVKEMSEKVQFIYITHNKISMEVADQLLGVTMHEPGVSRLVSVDVEEAAELAAN, via the coding sequence GAGTGCGGTCGTTGGCCCCAATGGGTGCGGTAAGTCCAACATCATCGACGCTGTGCGCTGGGTCATGGGGGAGAGTTCCGCCAAAAACCTGCGCGGCGAGTCAATGACCGACGTCATTTTTAACGGCTCTGGCGGGCGACAGCCTGTCGGCCAAGCGTCTATTGAATTGGTGTTTGACAATCAGGACGGCACGGTCGGCGGCGAGTACGCCCGTTTTTCTGAAATAGCCATCAAACGCTTGGTCACTCGAGCGGGTCAATCGGACTATTTTTTGAATGGCGCGAGATGTCGGCGCCGCGATATCACCGACATTTTCTTGGGTACCGGGCTCGGCCCGAGAAGTTACGCCATTATCGAACAGGGTATGATTTCTCGTTTGATTGAATCGAAGCCCGAAGAACTGCGGGTCTTTATTGAAGAAGCCGCGGGGATATCGAAGTACAAGGAGCGGCGCCGTGAGACAGAGAGTCGAATGCGGCGCACGATGGAAAATCTTGAGCGTTTGCAGGATATCCGCGACGAGCTGGGGCGACAGATCTATCACTTAGAACGCCAGGCTCAGGCCGCCGAGAAGTACCGCGAATTTAAGCAACAAGAACGCGAGACCAAGGCCTTACTCGCCGGAATGCAGTGGCGGGATTTGTCACAGCAAGTTGAGACGTTGGCCTTCTCTATTAATGATATCGAGGTCCAACGCGAAGGAATAATCGCAGAATACAGAGCTCTAGAGGCCGATCTGGAAGAGAAACGCGTTGCTCAAACTGAGGCAGCTGAGCATTGTAACCGCGTGCAAGCGGACTATTACGCAATTGGTGCAGAGGTGACGCGTTTCGAACAAGCGATCAACTTTCAAAACCAGCGCCATAGCCAACTACTCCAGCGCTTGGCGCAAACTGATGCATCGATGGCGCTCGCTAACGAATCTTTACAGAGCGATTTAGAGTCGCTTACCGAGGCAAAAGAAACACTTGAGACGGTTTCGCCCAATCGCGTCGAGGCGGAGGCTCGCGTAGAGCAGTCCGCCGAAGAACTTGCGATGGCTGAGGAAGCCATGCAACTTTGGCAACAATCATGGGATGGTTTTAACCAATCGGCGTCTTCAGCTCGACAGCAAAGTGAGGTTCAGCAATCTCGCATCAAACATTTAGAACAGGTCCTTTCGAGATTGGCTCGGCGCTCTGAGGCCCTGAAAGAGGAGCTCGCAGCGCTTGCGCCAAGCTCAGACTTGGGCGATCAGCAGGCCATGCAGGCCCAGTTGGAGGCTTTGCGCGAGCGCCAAGCAGGACTTGAGGGCGCGCGTCAAAAGGCGCTACAGAAGCGCGATGACGCGCGAGCTGAAGTTGGGGCTCTGAGGCAAAGGCTCAGTGAAATGCAGACGCTCGCGCGTGAAAAGCGGGGACGAGCTTCATCCTTAAACGCGCTGCAGGAAGCCGCCCAAAATCAGTCGCAAGTACAAATCGATGAATGGGTTGCCACTCTGCAGAATATTGAACTGCGCCCGCTCGTTGAAGAGCTGTCTGTGGAACAGCAATGGCAGGTTGCAGTAGAGCGTGTCTTGGCGGAAGACATCCACGGTTTTGTGACAGATTCAGCCTCTTTAACCCCCGAGCAGATGCAAAGCTTCCCGGCGGCTAAGTTTTATCTCCAAGGGCGTAATGAGTGTCATAAGCCTGCTGGCAGTTTGGCGGAACACGTGAACACATCTTGGGTGCCCAGTGTGTTAACGAAAGTACGCGTCGCGCAAACGTTGGACGAAGCTTTGAATCTGCGGTCTAGCCTTAAGCCTGGGGAGTCGGTTATCACGCCCGAGGGTGTTTGGATGGGGCTGGATTGGGTGCGCCTGTCTCAATCGATACGTGGTGAAGACAGCGTGCTGTTCCGGCAGCAGGAGATAGACCTATTAGAATCGGAAATTGCGGAAATCGATGAATCGGTTGCCGCTGCCGCAAACGCACTGAACGAGTTGGAAGGCAATGTTCAGGCGCAGGATCGGTTAGCGGAAGAGGCTCGGGTATCCATTCAAGCGTTAAGCGCCGATGAGAGTCGTATCAATGCGCAAATATCGGCGAATACAGCAAAATTTGCGAAAGAACACGAGCGCAAAGAACAGATTTTAGCGGAGCTTGAGGACGTCAAGGCCGAGTACGAACAAGAGCAAGAGAGTATCGCTCAGGCTCGTCGCGAATTGACCGAGGCGATCGAGACGATGGAGGCCGACGCTATACAGCGAGAGGCCTTAATTTCGGATCGAGACAGTATACGCGTGCGGCTCGATGAATTGCGTCAGTCAGCTCGAGAACAGCGCGACACCCTGTACAGTGTGACTCTGCAAGAACAGCAATTGCTCGCGCAAGTAAGTTCGACTGAACAAGCCATAGAGCGATTGCGCCAACAGACGCAAGAATTGGCCGAGCAGCGCGAGCAACTTAAGGAAGAGCTTGCCGCCAACGACGACAGTGCCATTCAAACCTTACAGGCACAGTTGGATGAGCAGCTCGAATTGCGTTTGCAAACGGAAGAAAAGCTCAGTCAAGCCCGAGATGCTCTAGGCGCGTTAGAGCAGGCCATGCGAGCGGCTGAGCAGACGCGCTTAAGTATTGAGCGTCGCCGCGATGAATGTTCGACCAAGCTTGAACGTGAACGACTGCAGCGGCAAACGTTAACGGTGCAGCAGCAGGCGCTCGTCGACAGATTAAAAGAGGACGAGTGGACGGTTGATGCGGCGCTTGAACTCATTCGTGATGAGCATACGATTGGGCAGGTGCAGCTATTGCTGGAGGAATTAGGTCGCAAGATTGGGCGTTTAGGTGCCATTAACCTCGCGGCCATCGATGAGTTTGCCTCTCAATCAGAGCGCAAGACCTATCTCGATGCGCAGCATGAAGATTTGACCTCTGCACTGGAAACGCTTGAATCCGCGATTCGCAAAATCGATAAGGAAACGAGGAGTCGCTTCCGCGATACATTCGAAGAGGTGAATGCTGGCTTGCAAGCTTTGTTCCCGAGAGTTTTTGGCGGGGGCTCTGCGCATTTAGAAATGACTGGGGAGGACTTGCTCGACACAGGCATTGCGATTATTGCGAGGCCTCCCGGCAAGAAAAATAGTACGATTCATCTATTATCGGGTGGTGAGAAAGCGTTGACTGCGATCGCTTTAGTGTTCTCGATCTTTCAGCTCAACCCCGCGCCTTTCTGTATGTTGGATGAGGTCGACGCGCCACTGGATGACGCCAACGTTGGACGATATGCGCGTATGGTAAAAGAGATGTCCGAGAAGGTGCAGTTCATTTACATTACTCACAACAAGATTTCGATGGAAGTCGCCGATCAACTTCTCGGTGTAACCATGCACGAGCCCGGCGTATCGCGCTTGGTGTCCGTAGACGTTGAAGAAGCAGCAGAGCTTGCAGCCAACTAG
- the phoR gene encoding phosphate regulon sensor histidine kinase PhoR gives MRAVGRWYKELQTLVLLLLIAAAIGWVIGATAEALTVVLLFFVFGYLWQLRRVLQWIDHPESEPPEGSGIWGMMLDQMYAIQRHNRDARSRLQHTVDYLRDSFRSLRDGALLIDQKGLIEWSNSSAEYLLGLRYPQDKGQNLLSLVRYPEFSSYMIVGDYTEPLTFSTNDFPARHLQVEVSSFGIGDRLILVRDVTQLVQIEQTRQDFVGNVSHELRTPLTVISGYLDTLLSQSEMLPAALIKPLEQMAQQSQRMENLVRDLLWLSKIEATATKKRVREQVNVVALCGEVVEDLRGGYPSRTIEYKCAVRNAKIEGDYRELFSALSNLVVNALKYSPEGKPVSLTLRETEDALCIEVCDQGLGIAEEHIPRLTERFYRVDESRSFAGGGTGLGLAIVKHVAASHEAQLKIESELGAGSCFSLSFHRMNRDV, from the coding sequence ATGCGTGCAGTAGGGCGGTGGTACAAAGAGCTTCAAACCCTTGTTCTGCTGCTACTGATCGCCGCTGCGATTGGTTGGGTGATTGGCGCGACGGCCGAAGCGTTAACGGTCGTTTTGCTGTTTTTTGTGTTCGGTTACTTATGGCAGCTTCGCAGGGTATTGCAGTGGATCGATCACCCCGAATCAGAGCCTCCCGAGGGCTCGGGTATCTGGGGAATGATGCTGGACCAGATGTATGCAATACAACGCCACAACCGAGACGCGCGATCACGCCTTCAGCACACGGTTGATTACCTTCGTGATTCTTTTCGCTCTCTGCGCGATGGTGCGCTACTCATCGACCAGAAAGGTTTGATCGAGTGGAGCAATAGCTCTGCGGAGTACCTATTGGGTTTACGCTATCCGCAAGATAAAGGTCAAAACTTGTTAAGCTTAGTGCGTTATCCTGAGTTTTCCAGTTACATGATCGTGGGCGACTATACTGAACCTCTGACGTTCAGCACCAACGATTTTCCTGCGCGACATCTGCAAGTGGAAGTCAGCTCCTTTGGCATCGGGGATCGCCTCATACTGGTACGGGACGTTACACAGCTGGTGCAGATAGAACAGACGCGTCAGGACTTTGTCGGCAATGTATCACACGAGCTTCGAACGCCACTTACGGTGATATCGGGTTATTTGGATACCCTGTTATCGCAATCGGAAATGCTGCCGGCTGCGTTGATAAAACCCCTTGAACAGATGGCTCAGCAGTCACAGCGCATGGAAAATCTAGTGCGGGATTTGTTGTGGCTGTCAAAGATTGAGGCGACGGCAACAAAAAAACGAGTGCGCGAGCAGGTGAACGTAGTCGCCCTATGCGGCGAAGTAGTGGAAGATTTGAGGGGAGGGTATCCATCTCGAACCATCGAGTATAAGTGCGCCGTTCGAAATGCGAAAATTGAGGGAGACTACCGGGAGTTGTTTAGTGCGCTCAGTAATTTGGTAGTGAATGCGCTCAAGTATTCGCCAGAGGGAAAGCCGGTATCCTTAACCTTACGTGAAACAGAGGACGCACTGTGCATTGAGGTCTGCGATCAAGGTTTGGGGATTGCGGAAGAACATATTCCGCGCCTCACCGAGCGTTTCTATCGTGTCGATGAATCGCGCTCCTTTGCTGGAGGTGGCACGGGCCTGGGCCTTGCGATCGTTAAGCATGTCGCAGCCAGCCACGAGGCGCAACTGAAAATCGAGTCGGAACTCGGTGCGGGCAGTTGTTTTAGCTTGAGCTTCCATAGAATGAATCGCGACGTCTGA
- a CDS encoding membrane protein, giving the protein MNFSRVSRLGFSLVLIVIAGCTTAPPSDLDNICAIFDEKKGWYKSAKKSAKRWDADIPTMMAIVHQESKFEAKAKPPRKKILGFIPGFRPSNAYGYSQALTGTWERYKRDAGAYGADRDEFDDAIDFIGWYNKLSYKENGVSATDARALYLNYHEGQGGYARGTYKSKAWLVGVANKVHARAGRYRTQLQGCKSRLDAANKGWFDWF; this is encoded by the coding sequence ATGAATTTCTCGCGCGTAAGTCGGCTTGGATTTAGCTTAGTACTCATCGTCATCGCGGGGTGTACGACCGCACCTCCGAGCGATTTGGACAATATTTGCGCTATTTTTGACGAAAAAAAAGGCTGGTACAAAAGCGCAAAAAAATCAGCAAAACGTTGGGATGCTGATATTCCCACCATGATGGCGATTGTGCACCAAGAGTCAAAGTTTGAGGCAAAAGCAAAGCCTCCCCGCAAAAAAATTCTTGGTTTTATTCCCGGTTTTCGGCCGTCAAACGCCTACGGTTATTCTCAGGCACTGACGGGTACTTGGGAGCGATATAAACGTGATGCGGGTGCCTACGGCGCCGACCGCGACGAGTTTGATGACGCCATTGATTTTATCGGATGGTACAACAAGCTCTCGTATAAAGAGAACGGCGTTTCAGCAACCGATGCAAGAGCACTGTATCTTAATTACCATGAGGGGCAGGGTGGCTACGCAAGAGGAACGTATAAATCTAAAGCGTGGCTAGTCGGTGTAGCCAATAAAGTTCACGCTCGCGCTGGGCGGTACAGGACGCAACTGCAGGGGTGCAAGAGTCGTCTCGATGCTGCGAATAAAGGCTGGTTCGACTGGTTTTAA
- the zipA gene encoding cell division protein ZipA: MGLELGMREWMLLAGIALVVVILLDAIRRALKQRAENERLMRAKKTDRQEPHADFDWLKELPNGGARVVYRADDTDDSTTQGKALDSDELVPDAAHNELAEAKEDPSQTVEHRESLSAAVEDRSERALDPVTDAAAESSSTASEATIAATRTTSTSAGQTVDWLETLDTEEEPAEEAPTLIEDTPPEHVLLIHLKADEQKPYQGDTLLQLLLACDLRFGDLGFFHRHEQSGGRGPIQFSVANLLKPGVFDIDSMSTLQTAGVVFFMRVPGPKDLLTSYEAMLETARAVVQHLGGTLLDHSHSVLTKQAIEHDKTLLREYARKQLLQKRS; the protein is encoded by the coding sequence ATGGGCTTGGAATTAGGCATGAGAGAGTGGATGTTGCTTGCGGGTATCGCTCTGGTCGTGGTGATTTTATTGGATGCGATACGCCGAGCGCTCAAACAGCGGGCTGAAAATGAGCGTTTGATGCGGGCAAAAAAAACCGATCGCCAAGAGCCTCATGCTGACTTCGACTGGTTGAAAGAATTGCCCAACGGCGGTGCGCGGGTCGTCTATCGTGCGGACGACACAGACGACAGCACGACGCAAGGGAAAGCGTTAGACAGCGATGAGCTTGTCCCAGACGCAGCGCATAATGAGCTGGCTGAAGCGAAAGAAGATCCGAGTCAAACGGTTGAGCACCGAGAGTCCCTCAGTGCCGCTGTTGAAGACCGTTCGGAACGAGCATTGGATCCGGTTACGGACGCCGCCGCCGAGAGTAGCTCAACAGCAAGTGAAGCGACCATCGCAGCAACACGCACAACTTCAACCTCTGCTGGGCAGACCGTAGACTGGCTAGAAACCCTGGACACGGAGGAGGAGCCTGCAGAAGAGGCACCAACTCTGATTGAGGATACACCGCCAGAGCATGTGCTGCTGATCCACCTCAAGGCGGATGAGCAGAAGCCCTATCAGGGCGACACCTTACTGCAGCTACTATTAGCCTGTGATTTGCGTTTCGGTGATTTGGGTTTTTTTCATCGACACGAACAGAGTGGCGGGCGCGGTCCGATTCAATTCAGTGTAGCGAATCTTTTGAAACCGGGTGTATTTGATATCGATTCAATGAGCACCCTTCAAACGGCGGGGGTCGTATTTTTCATGCGAGTCCCGGGCCCCAAAGATTTACTGACGTCCTATGAAGCGATGCTGGAAACTGCTCGCGCGGTGGTACAGCATTTAGGCGGCACTCTACTCGATCATTCCCACAGCGTTTTAACCAAGCAGGCGATCGAGCACGATAAGACGCTGTTGCGCGAGTATGCCAGAAAACAGCTGCTACAAAAGCGGTCGTAA